The genomic stretch CCTTTAGGTCCccacgacatcatcaccatcgtgGTCATCTCCCGCCTTTTTTACAACAAGGGCACcgacctcctcaccgccgCCATCCCCCGCATCCTCGAaaaccaccccaacacccGCTTCATCATCGCCGGCTCCGGGCCCAAATCTATTGATCTAGAGCAAATGATTGAGCAGAATGTCCTCCAGGACAGGGTGGAGATGCTCGGTCCGATTCGTCATGAAGAGGTGAGGGACGTGATGGTACGAGGACACATCTATCTCCATCCGTCACTGACGGAGGCGTTTGGGACGGTGATTGTGGAAGCGGCAAGTTGCGGGTTGTATGTAGTCTGCACGCAGGTCGGTGGGATCCCGGAGGTCTTGCCGAGTCACATGACGGTGTTTGCCAagccggaggaggacgacCTGGTGGCTGCCACGGGGAGGGCGATCGCCTCGATGAGGGCGAACAAAGTCCGCACAGAGTTGTTTCACGAgcaggtgagggagatgtACAGCTGGGAGAATGTCGCGGTGAGGACGGAGAGGGTGTATAACGGTATCTGCGGCGCGATTTCGGAGGGGGAGTTTTATGGGTATTATGAGGGGGATAATGCGAATAATAGCTGGAGCGCGACGAGGGGGCGGTCCGGGGTGCAGAGTTTTGCGTTGATTGATCGGCTGAAGCGGTATTACGGGTGCGGGATCTGGGCGGGGAAGCTGTTTTGCTTGTGTGTGATTGTGGATTACttgctgtttttgtttttggagcTGTGTTTTccgagggaggtgattgaTGTTTGTCCGGAttggccgaggaagaagaggaaggatttGAGTAGGGAGTAGGGgagttttttgttttgtttttttctaGTCAAGCAGGTGTTTGGTGGGATGGGTTTGTGTATTTTATGTGGAATTTGGTATAGAATAGTAACACCCCAGTAGGAATAGGATTCTTGTCATGCTTGCTGACTAGGTATGCAAGGCAAGTATGAATCCCCCTTCTTTGCACCACCACTATCGTGTATGCTAACATTTTCTCCAGATGGTCAagaaggaagggaggaaaaaaaacaacatgGGTATCATCTTCACTCTCCCCACCTCAACCACTCCCCCTATTGCTGCCTAAACCCATGCCCGCCCCCCATCCCGTACGGCCTCAACATGCTCAGGCTCTGCATAATCACGCTCAgctccgccctctcctcctcgtcccagTACATCTGCCCCTTTGCGATGCTGTTCTGCCAGTCCCCGACCATGTTCTGGATATCCCTCAGCAAGTCGTCCGCCTGTGCCATGTTCTCAATCGTCTTTGGGTGCGTTGACCAGTGGGACTCCTGCGCGGACCAGATCTTCATCCGGAGCTTGAACAAGGCGCGGAGGAGCTTTATGCACCGCTGGACCTCGACGGGAGAGGCTTTGGCCTGCTTGGAGAAGTCGCTCGGTTTAGGGAGCGGGTTGTTGACgggttggggctggggttggggtttccAGAGGGTAAAAGGgcgaggcggtggtggtttggagtcctgttgctgttgcggaGGCTGGGGGGGGAAGTTGTTGTAGCCGCGGTTGGAGGCGCCGAGGCTGTCGCTGCTGTATCTGGTGTCAGGGGTGCTCACGCCTCCGCCGTAGGAGctggggttgctgctgccgctggtgTAGACGTTGGTCAGGCTGTTGTGTTGACTGTTTGGTGTCGGGGGGGTTCCGGGGGGGATCGGGTGGTTCTGGTATTGGTTTGGCCCGAGATGCTGATTGAAGCTTTGCGTTGGGGGAGCATACGAAGATGGGGCAGGCTGGTACTGAACGGGGACCGGAGGAGCAGAGTATTGCACCGGTGTCGGTGCCGGGCGGCCGTATCCCAGGTCGTATTGCGatgctgctggaggagcgggattttgagggggagggcgatATGGCAGGAACCCGCCGTTGTTGTCTTCCTCGATGGGGCCAAGGTTATTGCGCCCGGGAAGAGCCCCTGAGTATCGAGATGAGACAGACATGGAAGAATACCTCTGCGAATTCATGCCTGCGTTTCTCGGAGTCGATTTGTTGTAGTCCGCCCCATAAGGGTTATCATTGTTCGGGACTGCTTGGGAGGATGCTTTGAGAGAGCTCATGCTCTTTCGGCGATCAAGCCATCCTTTGACACGGCTGGCCATGGTTGATGATCTTTACAGATTGTACAGAAAAGAATAGTACAATACAGCAAAGGCAATGACTGAGGTCTGTCCAAAGGGGCAGCAGGGAGGAGGTTATGCAAGATTGTATTTCTGACTCTGAGTTCGAGTTCCAGTCCGAGGAGCCAAAGATTAAAGAGGATACTGGGGGCAAGTGCAAGGTGAGGGAAAGACGAGGGCTTGATGGCCGCCGAGGCACACCAGGGGACTTTTGGCGGCCAAGCAGCCCATCCGGTCCCCCTTGACAGGTATTTATGTATCTCGACAGCCCGCACTGTGTACAAGTTGAGCGTGTAAGCCGTGTGCAAGAACAGCCGCTCTAGAACCCCTGCACGTAGAGCTGAGGCTTGCATTAGGTCGCCTGCAGCTAGGGTAGCTTTGGGCGCGCCAAACGACAGTCGGATTGGGCATTGGCACAAGGCTCTCAAGGGAGCCTTTGTATTGGCAGACTCGTAGTTCTAGCCCCCAAGGTAGACTCAAGATGGCTTAGAAATGGGGATGGTTCGCAGTTCGAGACCTCCACGGAAAGGGATCGATATCGGTGTCGTATTTTTCCGGAGTTGGCTGACATTCACTGCCTAATCCAGCTGCCCCCCTTCTCACTTTTCGGGTATGGCTCTCTTCCGCTGGATACCTATTCTCACGACCCCCGACTCAAAGCTGTTGCAACAAGTAAGAGCACTATGGATGGGTTTTCTCTTGGGTCTGCGAAACAGAAATCAACATTGCCAGTGATCCGGGGCTACCCCTATTCCAAGGCTATCTTCCTCGACGCCAATGTAGTCTCCCCACTCTTAATGCTTACAGTCACCTCGTCAAACACCTGAATCTCAACCACGACATGGAACTGCAACTGCCTCCCTTGTTGCTTGTTTCCCGTCTCCACGGGAACAATATGTGCCTGCGGAACATCGGTCAAATTGACCTTCAATGTATACATCTGTTCAGACTCTAGGTTGGATATTAGCAAAGGGttaatcatcatcaacatttGCCATGACCTGTGCGTACCCTCTTTGACCATGCTCATCGCTGTCGGTGCCTTGTCTCTTGACGAGGACAAAAATACAACATCCCGAAAGACGGCCGCCGGCTGTTGTGGTACTCCGCGCCCACCTCGTTTATTCTGCAACTGTGTGCCAGGGAATTCGCTTGCGTTCATCGAGAAGTGTAATTCGTATCTTGCCACTGTGGGTTTGTTGGGGAGAATCGCGTCGCCTTTCTGGATAAACCAACGGATTTGGTCCGTTGCCCATTTGATGCCCTGGGTATCGACATCGATGTCGCTGCGGGCGTGGTTCTCGTACGAAGCGAATGGCCTGCGCACCTTTATGCCGTAATATCGTGGGCAGCTTATAACATGCTTGGGCTTCTCAGTGTAGACACCCAGAGACTTGATGATGGCGCCTCTGGCGACGGCAGCCCATGAGCCGTTTCCTTCTTCAAGCTCAATCTTTTGCTTGGTGCAAAACTCCTTGACCCTTTGGATCAAGTATTTATTCTGCGCAAACCCGCCAGAAAGGAAGACGGTCTGTGAAGGTTTAGCGTGTGTTCACAGCCATCAGGCGTGGGAGGGCGGATTGCTTACCTTGACCGGAAGCTCTTCTCCCAGCTTGATTTGGGTTACAGCTTGCTGAATAAGATAGACAGTCTTGTTGACCGATCGGTCAAACATCTTTT from Podospora pseudopauciseta strain CBS 411.78 chromosome 3, whole genome shotgun sequence encodes the following:
- a CDS encoding hypothetical protein (EggNog:ENOG503PZTT); protein product: MASRVKGWLDRRKSMSSLKASSQAVPNNDNPYGADYNKSTPRNAGMNSQRYSSMSVSSRYSGALPGRNNLGPIEEDNNGGFLPYRPPPQNPAPPAASQYDLGYGRPAPTPVQYSAPPVPVQYQPAPSSYAPPTQSFNQHLGPNQYQNHPIPPGTPPTPNSQHNSLTNVYTSGSSNPSSYGGGVSTPDTRYSSDSLGASNRGYNNFPPQPPQQQQDSKPPPPRPFTLWKPQPQPQPVNNPLPKPSDFSKQAKASPVEVQRCIKLLRALFKLRMKIWSAQESHWSTHPKTIENMAQADDLLRDIQNMVGDWQNSIAKGQMYWDEEERAELSVIMQSLSMLRPYGMGGGHGFRQQ
- the SPT14 gene encoding Phosphatidylinositol N-acetylglucosaminyltransferase GPI3 subunit (COG:I; COG:M; COG:O; EggNog:ENOG503NWSA; CAZy:GT4; BUSCO:EOG09262TO9), which codes for MAPTYNIAMVSDFFYPQPGGVESHIYQLSTKLMDRGHKVIIITHAYEGRTGVRYLTNGLKVYHVPFLVIFRSATFPTVFSFFPIFRNIVLRERIDIVHGHASLSNFCHEAILHARTMGLRTVFTDHSLFGFADAASILTNKLLKFTLSDVDHVICVSHTCKENTVLRASLDPLMVSVIPNAVVAENFKPLSPSENPSYPPPARPLGPHDIITIVVISRLFYNKGTDLLTAAIPRILENHPNTRFIIAGSGPKSIDLEQMIEQNVLQDRVEMLGPIRHEEVRDVMVRGHIYLHPSLTEAFGTVIVEAASCGLYVVCTQVGGIPEVLPSHMTVFAKPEEDDLVAATGRAIASMRANKVRTELFHEQVREMYSWENVAVRTERVYNGICGAISEGEFYGYYEGDNANNSWSATRGRSGVQSFALIDRLKRYYGCGIWAGKLFCLCVIVDYLLFLFLELCFPREVIDVCPDWPRKKRKDLSRE